Below is a genomic region from Marinobacter salarius.
CTCCTTTCGAGAAGCGCCGGGACCGTAAGGTAACCGTGGCAGTTGTGGTGATGGCAATATTGGTTGCCACAGCATACATCGCAGTAGCACTGGCTTCTGTGTTTGGAGTGATTTAATGGCAGATTCCAGAGCAGATCAGGAAAAGAATGCCTCCCCCGAAGACAGCGTGTTGTCTGATTTCGAAAAGTGGAAGTCAGAGAAGATGAACCGGGAAGCTGAGGGCAATGTTGGCTCATCAGCCCCCAACAATGCGCCAGAAGTGCTTAGTCGCGGTGAGGACAGGTTTTCAGAATGGGATGATTCACGGATGCTTGTTCCAAGTTCGCTTGAGCTTGGTGCAGGCAGTGTCGACAAGTACGTCATCAGCAAACAGATCGTCCGCATGCAGGAACCCCGCCGCCTCTCGCCGGATGATCTGGACGAGCGGCGAATCATCTATCCTGAGTCCGGCAATCGGAAACTGGTAAACCACTTCCGTAATCTGCGGACCAAGTTGCTTGAAAAATCAGGCGGCAATAACTTCACCCTTGTCGTCAGTGGAGCAAGGGAAGGCGCCGGTTCCTCTTTTGTCGCCCTCAACCTCGCGGCCGCCTTCGCGTTTGACGAAGCGAAAACGGCTCTGATAATCGACTGCAACCTTCGGGAACCGGCTCTTCATTCCACCCTGGATATCGTCCCTGAGTCGGGTTTGACGGATTTTCTGGATGATCCTGACTACGATATAGCCCGAATCCTATACCCCACAGGTATTCCGAGGCTTCGTCTGATTCCCGCTGGTAGCCGAAGGGAAACGCCTGGTGAATTCTTCACCTCCTTCAGAATGAAGCAGTTTCTGCAGGCTGTTCGCCGCCGTTACCCGGATCGTTTTATCGTGCTGGATACCGCGCCGATTACCGAATCGCCTGACGCGCGGATACTGACCGAACTTTGCGATTACGCCATGCTGGTCATTCCTCACGCAGGCATGACAGCGGACGGTATTGAACAGGCCGCTGGAGCGTTTCACGCTGAGAAGTTTGTGGGAGCTGTTATCAATGGCTAAGTTGATCGGGCCATGGAAGTGCCCGCCATCGATTACCGCTGCCGCCCTGGCTTTTTGTGTGTTACCCAGTCAACCAGTTTTGGCAGAGCCGCTGACGTTGTCGGGTGGCCTGACCAACCGCTACAGCGATAACATAACCCGTGATTCGGATAATGAAATAAGCGATGTGGAAACCAGGGCAAACCTCAGGCTTTCCCACCAGACAGATCCTGGCCAATGTGAAGCGAACACCTATGCGGATCTCGGTTACGGTATCTGGCATGACACAACCTATGATCCGGAAACCTACACAACCCTGGACTTCCAGGGCGACTGTGAACTGACGACAGGCCTGAGATGGGAAGTTGCTGATAACCTGCGGGATGTCACCAGGGACACCCGTGGTAACGATACTCCGGACAACACCACTCGAAAAAACGTGTTTCGCACCGGCCCTGTATACGCGTTGCGGCTGAGCAACGTAGATCAACTGCGCTTTTCCCTGCAGTACGAAGATACGGAATTCGAAGAGCCCGAAGAAACGGACAGTGACCGATATATCGGCTCCGTTGGCTGGAGCCGAATGTTCAGCCCGACCTTCAGCGGTGGTGTCAGTGTGCAAACCAATCAGGCTGAATTTGATACCGGTGCCGAAATCGATACCGATGTGGTCAGTCTCGATTTTTCACAGACCTGGGCGACGACGAGTCTGTCTGGCAGCGTGGGTGTCAGTGAGATTGAAAGCAGCTTTGGTGGAAACTCAACATCGAGCGACGGTCTAGTTGGTGATATTTCGCTTGAGCGGCAAATTAACCCGGTAACAACGTTCTATATCAACGGAAGCAGGGAATTTACCGACCAGACTTCGGACTTTGACATCCGGTTTGACGACTTTGTGTTCGATCTACGGGAAATCAGCGAGGTTGAAGTCACTGCGATTAATACCGGTATAAGGCGACAGTTCAGCGACTCATCGCAACTTAACGTCAACGTGTTTGCAAACCGTTCTGATTACATCCGGGTGGACGAAAAAGAAGACCGGCTGGGCCTGGCGGTAAATTACCAGCGCCCCGTTCTACCATTGCTGACGCTCCAGTCCAGCGCGAGATATCAGTATCAATCGTTTGATGAGGATGATGTCGACGAAGAGACCATCAGCCTGGAAGTGGGTTTGACCTACGAGCTTACCCGTGATCTTGGCATCACCGGCAGGATTGGCCATACATCCGAATCAAGTGACCTCAGCACCAGTGAATACGATGAAAACTGGGTATCACTGGGCCTGGATTACCGCTTTTTCTGACGTGGCATAATTTCAGTATTCATTCTGCACCCGGAGCATTACCGACGTGAGACAGAACGCCTTGACGATTGATGTTGAAGACTATTTCCAGGTGGCTGCGCTTGCGGAGGCCGTCAGCCGCGACGAATGGCCAACCATGGAGTATCGGGTTGAGGCCAACACCGAGCGATTGCTAGAATTGTTTTCCGAGCGGGACGTCAAGGCCACCTTTTTCACACTGGGCTGGGTTGCCGAGCGCTCTCCCGGCCTGGTGAGGAAGATCCAGCAGGCAGGCCACGAAATTGCCAGCCATGGATACAGCCATCAACTGGTCTATACGCAG
It encodes:
- a CDS encoding polysaccharide biosynthesis protein, which gives rise to MADSRADQEKNASPEDSVLSDFEKWKSEKMNREAEGNVGSSAPNNAPEVLSRGEDRFSEWDDSRMLVPSSLELGAGSVDKYVISKQIVRMQEPRRLSPDDLDERRIIYPESGNRKLVNHFRNLRTKLLEKSGGNNFTLVVSGAREGAGSSFVALNLAAAFAFDEAKTALIIDCNLREPALHSTLDIVPESGLTDFLDDPDYDIARILYPTGIPRLRLIPAGSRRETPGEFFTSFRMKQFLQAVRRRYPDRFIVLDTAPITESPDARILTELCDYAMLVIPHAGMTADGIEQAAGAFHAEKFVGAVING
- a CDS encoding outer membrane beta-barrel protein; its protein translation is MAKLIGPWKCPPSITAAALAFCVLPSQPVLAEPLTLSGGLTNRYSDNITRDSDNEISDVETRANLRLSHQTDPGQCEANTYADLGYGIWHDTTYDPETYTTLDFQGDCELTTGLRWEVADNLRDVTRDTRGNDTPDNTTRKNVFRTGPVYALRLSNVDQLRFSLQYEDTEFEEPEETDSDRYIGSVGWSRMFSPTFSGGVSVQTNQAEFDTGAEIDTDVVSLDFSQTWATTSLSGSVGVSEIESSFGGNSTSSDGLVGDISLERQINPVTTFYINGSREFTDQTSDFDIRFDDFVFDLREISEVEVTAINTGIRRQFSDSSQLNVNVFANRSDYIRVDEKEDRLGLAVNYQRPVLPLLTLQSSARYQYQSFDEDDVDEETISLEVGLTYELTRDLGITGRIGHTSESSDLSTSEYDENWVSLGLDYRFF